ATATCCCAGAATTCTCTTTATATTGTGTCGCATGTGTATCCTCGCCCTGAGGTCTGAACATCACGATAAGCGCAGGATATTCCCCGAAGTCACGGTGGTTCTTCAAGAATCCCTCAAGTGCCTCCGAAAGGTCGTTTAAATCATCTTCATCAGTCGTTCTACCGGGAATGCGTATCGAAAATACCCCTTTTGTTGTGCCTCTGTGGCAAAGTAGCAAGGGTAAGGCTCTTCTTGGTTAGTCATGGTATCACGAAACGTTTGATACCGTTGCTCTTTCCAACTTGCGAGCCTCACCACGCTCAATCAATTCTTCTAATTCCTTCTTGCTATAGTACGGCATTATTTTTCGTTGACAGCTTCGGGTATAAGTATCTAATGGCTATTTAAAAATGAATTTTACTACGTACTTCAGCTGTACCTTGATATGTGGATGGTCTTGAATTACATGCTGATCTCTGGAGTACCGCTGTTGGACATTAGACAGTGGTACGTGTTTACCCCGAGGTCTCGACAGCCGGCACAGCGTGAGCCCGTGAGATAACTTCATTATTGCTGACGACTCGACGAAATTCTTCGTATGGATTGCGTCCCTGCTGGCGCCACGTCGCCAGCAGGGACAAGACCGTCTCGTGAACGAACATTCCTCGGTCATTACGGAGCGTTCCGATGATTTTCCGGAGAACCACTGGCTCACGAAGTGCGTTCTCTGCGGCATTGTTTGTCGGAGAGACCGCTGGCTCACCGATGAAGGTGAGCCAGTGGTCGAGACCTCCTTCGATCTTCCCCAGCAGTGTTGCCACTGGTCCGTCGGGTACTGACCGGTCAATCAGCGATTCAAGCTCTCTTCGCGCCACACGCTGGAGCTCTGCTCTCACGAGGACTTGGGTCGCTCTCCAGCCGAGCCTGGAGAGCGACGTATACCTGTCTGAGAGCCTGGTAGATCGGTTCACCTTCTGGCTGCTTTCGGCGACGTCCTCAGCCTCTCGAAGAATGTGCGCCCAGCACCGCTGGAGGTTGCTGCTGAAAGCTGGGTACGCCGTCCACCCGTCACAGACGACTGTTCCCGCGAAGTCCTCGCCGAGGACTTCTGCGGGAACATCACTTCCGCGACTCTCCCTGACCGCGTACAACGTGTGTTGAACGGTCTGAAACGTCCAAATCCACGCTTGTTCACCGTCGCGCTTGATGCCTGTCTCGTCGATGTGAACCACGTCAGCATCCTGAATCTCTTGACGGATCTGCTCGTACTCACAGCGACCGGCGCGCGCAGCGCGCTCGGTCGCGTGCCACGCGGATGCACCCGAGAGTTCGAGTCCGTGTAGTTGCTCGAAGCGATCAGCGATCTTCCGGTAAGGAAGGCGGTGATCGTACCGTGACAGAGCTGATTGAGCGATGACGTTCACCCCGAACTGCCCCTCATCGGGGCAGTCGGGGTGAGCCGCAACTGTCTCTGTTCCACAGGAATCGCACTGGTAGTAGTGGCGGTTGTACCGGGTGATTTCTGGGGGCTGGGGATCAGGGATCTCCTCGACGAGTCGGGGGCTGACGCCCACCGACTCGTCGAAGCAGTCGCCACACTCAGGACAACAGTCACAGGTGACTTCGATTTCTTCGTCAGGATCGGCCGTAGAACGCCACTCCGGATCGTGACCATCCTTCCGACCGGGAGTGCCCAGTCAGTTCGGACATCGTCGTCTTCGTCATCTTGCGAGGTCGGGGACCCATCGGTCCCCGACCGTCGCTTGCTGGGTGGAGTGTGCGGATTCTCGTATTTGCGAAGACGTGTTTCGAGCTCTTCGATCCGCTCGTCTTTCTCTTGTAACTTCTCTCGGAGCTGTGCGTTGTCTTGTTCAAGCTCTTCGACTCGTTGCTCAAGTTGTAAAAACCGGGAGAGCAACTCCTCTTTGGTGAGATCATCTCCGTTCACAGATCCCACCTTCCAGTACAGACAGCAGAGGTAACGGGAGGGCTCCACGACGGAGCCCATCCCTGAGAATCATCACGAACCTCTGCTGCCAGTTCATACAGGCTAAGTTGTGCGCCTTCTATGAGATAGCAGCGAAATCAGTTCGGGCTAAACACGTACCAATGAGAGAACAGTATAATAATCTGTGGGACAGTATGTTGGCCACCAGACGCGAAATGCGTGAGGGCTATCATCAACTGTATTAACCAATAATCTCTCGGCACATTTCGGATCTGTAGGTTAATGAGATCCCCGAGATTCGGCTCTGTCAAATCCGATAATTCAAGTACGAAATGATCTGAAACAGCCGGTCGCTGAGGGGTACTTACTCTTCACCCAACATCTAATACAATAAACATACAATTCTCGCACATGCCCGTCGATTTCGAAGCACACGAACCCGGAAACCCACGTGTTGACCTGTCAGAGGGGACCAACGCGAGGCGATTGCTGGAGTTCCTGTTGACGACACCGACCGTGGGATACACGCCAGCGGAATTGGCAGAGGAAACAGGGGTCTCGCGTGGGAGTGTTGGACCGACAATGAACCGGCTCGAAACTGCGGGCCTCGTTCGTCACAAGGAACCGTATTGGGCAGCCGCGGAAGACGACCGGATCGCAGCAGCGACGGCTGCCTTCATTGGGGTCGAGACAGCATCTTCTACATACAGTGATGATTGGTACGCTCAGAATAGCGGGTGGGCTGAGGAGTTACCCGACCTAAGCGACGAGGAGACGTAGCGAATGGTGTTTTCGCAAGGCGCTAATTAGTGGGTCAAGGGTGGATTCTCAGACGTGTCGCGCAATGTCAGCCAAGTCAAACAGTCGGACGTCATCGCGTTCGGACACAGCTTCCTGAACGGACTGTGTCACACCATTTCGGGTGAATAAGGCGTACTCAGTGTCCTGCTCATCGCCGTCCGGCGTCCAGCGTATCTCGGCGGCATGGTCTTCAAGCGAGGCGAGAGCTCCGTAGTCAAGCGGTGCGTTCGTGAACTTACATTCCCCCACGACCATCGTCCCGTCCGTGGTGAATCCGACGACGTCAACCTCGTGTTCCTTGTACCACCATCGCCCGAGATCCAGGAACGTTTCGTCGGGGTAGAGGCCAGGGAGTGCGTCTTGACAAAGCCGCTCGAATTCGTGACTCACAAAATCCGGAAGTTCCGGCTTAATGACCGCGTCGTAGGCATTCTCTCCGAGTCGTTCGTATCGATCTTCCTTGCCGTAAACGAAACGGAACCAGAACCGGAACAGGGGATCGAGGATTCGATAGCGCCCCGGCGTGACTTCGCCTTCTCTTCAGTGATCGGGACCTCCCGCTCGATGAGCCGCAGACGCTCTAACTTCTGTGTGTACGTCGATATCTGCTTTCCATCGATTCCTATCGCTTGAGCGATCTCGTTCGACGTCGTCTTTCCAGCAGCGATGGCGGTGAGGATCGCAAAGTATCGGTTCGGGTCCGTGAGTTCGGTGCGGAGCACGTACTCAGGTTCGTTATGGAGATATCCCTTCTGGGAGAGCACTTCCTCGGTGAGAACTGTTCCGAGGTTCTGTCCGAGATCGACGCCATCGAGATAGTACGGAACGCCACCGAAGATCCCCCACGTGAAAATCCGTTCTTCGGGTGAATACTCGTCCGGAACGAACTCCTGTGCGGCAGCGAAATCGAGGGGTCGAAGGTCGAATCGTTCCGTAAATCGTCCGTACAGTGGACTGTTTCCGAGAAGCGTCGCTTCTTCCATCATACTGATCGATGACCCGACCAGAATGAGCGTCCCCGAGGTGTTCTGGAGCCGCTGGTCCCACAGTCGCTGAATGACCGAGGGAAGGCTCTCGTCGGCGTCGATGAGATAGGGGAACTCGTCGAGAACCACGATTGCGTCCTGATCCCCCAGATATCCGAGCAGCGGTTCCCAGTTCTGTTTGATCTGTGTAATCTCCGGGAACGATTCGGAGGCGACATCGACGAACTCGTCAAGCTGTATTTGGGAGGTGGTCTCCGTGGCCTGATAGACGACTGCGTCGTCACGGTCGGAAAGCGAGCGCTGGACGAGGTGTGTCTTCCCGAGGCGTCGTCGACCGAAAACCACGACCATCTCGGCGTCGTCGGATTCGTAGCATCCGCGTAGCCGAGAGAGTTCATCGTCCCGATTCACGAAGTGGTCCATACATCCTCTCCGTCTGGACGGAGAATAATACTTCCGAATAGCCTATCTCAAAATAGGCTAATTTCAGATTGTCTATTACTCATGCCTACAGACCTTCTCGATCTAGAAAGAGCGCTCTGATCAATCGACATCTCCTCTGTACTGAGCGATCCTCGGGTCAGTCAACGAGGTATGTGAACTGTTCTATGACACCCTCGGGAATTTGGCAATTTTAGTGGGTCCGATATCCGATAATCCGGGCTGTCGAGCGCCACACATCGAGAGTGTCTTTTTGCTGCCGACTGCGCACGAATCTCGACACTCAGCATATACGGCTGCGAGCCTAACTAGTGGTAGATGCGGTGGGATCCACGACCCGCGCTCCGGCGACTCTCGAGGCTGGTGACTCCAATGACGCTCACACAAACACAGATACGCGAGTACGACCGCCGTGCGATGGATAGTGCGGAGACTGCCACGATGACGTTCGGTATCGGCTGTTTCTGGGGGCCAGATGCCCAGTTCGGTGCGATGGACGGTGTCGTTCGCACCCGGGTCGGCTACGCCGGTGGAACAAAGCTCGACCCGACGTATCACGCGTTAGCCGACCACACTGAAGTGGTCCAAGTTGAGTTCGATCCCGACACGGTAGCGTATCAAGACCTTCTGAATCGGGTGTTCAAATCGCACAACCCACAGCACCAGACCAGAAAAACACAGTATCAGAACATCGTGTTCGCTGAGACGGAAGACCAACGAGCAGTCCTCGATGAGTTTCTCGCTACGCGAGGACTCACTGTCGAGGGGATCGGAACACGCATTGAACAGCTCTCACGCTTCTACCCCGCTGAGGACTACCATCAGAAGTACAAACTCCGGTCCGTCTCCTCGCTCATGGACGCGTTTGAGGCAGCGGGATACGGCGACGATGAGCTGCGTGAGTCGCCAATCGCTGCCAAGCTGAATGGGTACGCCGCCGGGCACGATGTTGGCATTG
The sequence above is a segment of the Halorubrum sp. 2020YC2 genome. Coding sequences within it:
- a CDS encoding IS66 family transposase, which translates into the protein MGTPGRKDGHDPEWRSTADPDEEIEVTCDCCPECGDCFDESVGVSPRLVEEIPDPQPPEITRYNRHYYQCDSCGTETVAAHPDCPDEGQFGVNVIAQSALSRYDHRLPYRKIADRFEQLHGLELSGASAWHATERAARAGRCEYEQIRQEIQDADVVHIDETGIKRDGEQAWIWTFQTVQHTLYAVRESRGSDVPAEVLGEDFAGTVVCDGWTAYPAFSSNLQRCWAHILREAEDVAESSQKVNRSTRLSDRYTSLSRLGWRATQVLVRAELQRVARRELESLIDRSVPDGPVATLLGKIEGGLDHWLTFIGEPAVSPTNNAAENALREPVVLRKIIGTLRNDRGMFVHETVLSLLATWRQQGRNPYEEFRRVVSNNEVISRAHAVPAVETSG
- a CDS encoding helix-turn-helix domain-containing protein; its protein translation is MPVDFEAHEPGNPRVDLSEGTNARRLLEFLLTTPTVGYTPAELAEETGVSRGSVGPTMNRLETAGLVRHKEPYWAAAEDDRIAAATAAFIGVETASSTYSDDWYAQNSGWAEELPDLSDEET
- a CDS encoding peptide-methionine (S)-S-oxide reductase, which encodes MTLTQTQIREYDRRAMDSAETATMTFGIGCFWGPDAQFGAMDGVVRTRVGYAGGTKLDPTYHALADHTEVVQVEFDPDTVAYQDLLNRVFKSHNPQHQTRKTQYQNIVFAETEDQRAVLDEFLATRGLTVEGIGTRIEQLSRFYPAEDYHQKYKLRSVSSLMDAFEAAGYGDDELRESPIAAKLNGYAAGHDVGIDEELPTPERGTV